One segment of Neosynechococcus sphagnicola sy1 DNA contains the following:
- a CDS encoding C40 family peptidase — MAYKILSPLNLYDSPACDRLATQAAPGRQLRILPTVSDPAASEIIQDHPSSGGAATPTAIAVQLSEDDYSGWLHRDDWSRLEPTTLTYEAPLLSLAAIQARLPGAIAVAEAAMTQPNVYLWGGTLGPNYDCSGLIQAAFAAVGIWLPRDAYQQEAFVSQILASDLQPGDLVFFGTPVKATHVGLYLGGGCYIHSSGQEQGHNGIGIDQLSPTSDGVSQVYYQQLRGYGRVIASYQPQTPASWS; from the coding sequence ATGGCATACAAGATCCTGTCACCGCTTAATTTGTATGACTCCCCTGCCTGTGACCGCCTAGCAACCCAAGCAGCCCCTGGACGGCAACTACGAATCCTGCCAACGGTAAGCGACCCAGCGGCATCTGAGATCATCCAAGACCACCCCAGCTCCGGGGGAGCAGCGACGCCAACGGCGATCGCCGTGCAACTGTCCGAAGATGACTATTCCGGATGGCTCCATAGGGACGATTGGAGCCGACTGGAGCCAACGACCCTCACCTATGAAGCTCCCCTACTGTCTCTGGCAGCCATTCAAGCTCGGTTACCAGGGGCGATCGCCGTTGCTGAAGCAGCAATGACCCAACCCAATGTCTATCTCTGGGGGGGGACGTTAGGGCCAAACTATGACTGCTCCGGACTGATCCAAGCAGCGTTTGCCGCCGTGGGCATTTGGTTACCCAGAGATGCCTATCAACAAGAGGCGTTTGTATCGCAGATTTTGGCCTCAGACCTCCAACCCGGCGATTTAGTCTTCTTTGGCACCCCAGTCAAAGCTACCCATGTGGGGCTGTACCTGGGAGGAGGCTGCTATATCCATAGTTCTGGGCAGGAACAGGGACACAATGGCATTGGCATTGATCAGCTCTCGCCAACCAGCGATGGGGTGAGCCAGGTTTATTACCAGCAGTTACGGGGATACGGACGGGTTATCGCTAGCTACCAGCCCCAGACCCCTGCTTCCTGGTCTTAG
- a CDS encoding photosystem I reaction center subunit VIII, which produces MEGSYAASFLPWILIPVTCWLFPAVTMGLLFLYIESDA; this is translated from the coding sequence ATGGAAGGTTCATACGCAGCCTCTTTCTTGCCCTGGATTCTCATCCCCGTCACCTGCTGGCTCTTCCCTGCCGTCACGATGGGATTATTGTTTCTGTATATCGAATCTGACGCTTAG
- the nuoK gene encoding NADH-quinone oxidoreductase subunit NuoK gives MQLQYFLILAAALFCIGIYGLINSRNAVRVLMSIELMLNAVNLNLMAFSNYLDPQTIKGQVFTVFVITIAAAEAAVGLAIVLAIYRNRDTVDMEQFNLLKW, from the coding sequence ATGCAACTCCAATACTTTTTAATCCTTGCGGCTGCATTGTTTTGCATTGGCATCTATGGGTTAATTAATAGCCGCAATGCGGTACGGGTACTGATGTCCATTGAATTGATGCTGAATGCAGTTAACCTCAATTTGATGGCCTTCTCCAACTACCTTGATCCTCAGACTATTAAGGGTCAGGTGTTTACGGTGTTTGTGATTACCATTGCGGCTGCGGAGGCCGCAGTGGGGCTGGCGATTGTTCTGGCGATCTATCGCAACCGAGATACCGTAGACATGGAGCAGTTTAACCTGCTGAAATGGTGA
- the nuoH gene encoding NADH-quinone oxidoreductase subunit NuoH has translation MNPGIDLQGSFIQALIDLGIPGGTAKAIWMPLPMLLMLAAATVGVLTVVWQERKISAAAQQRVGPEFIGPLGILAPVADGLKLLFKEDIVPLKADPLLFTLGPIIVVIPVFLSYLVVPFGQNLVITNLGIGTFLWIALSSVTPIGLLMAGYASNNKYSLLGGLRAAAQSISYEIPLSLSVLAIAMMSNSLSTVDIVQQQSGYGILGWNVWRQPVGFLIFWIAALAECERLPFDLPEAEEELVAGYQTEYTGMKFALFYLGSYVNLVLSALFVSILYLGGWDFPIPVTLIADWFGLSETTPWLQIVLAVLGITMTLLKAYFLIFLAILMRWTVPRVRIDQLLDLGWKFLLPVSLVNLLLTAALKLTFPFAFGG, from the coding sequence ATGAACCCAGGAATTGATCTCCAAGGCAGTTTTATCCAAGCCCTGATAGACTTGGGCATCCCAGGGGGAACCGCGAAGGCTATCTGGATGCCCCTCCCTATGTTACTGATGCTGGCAGCAGCTACCGTTGGTGTGCTGACAGTGGTCTGGCAAGAGCGCAAAATTTCTGCCGCTGCGCAGCAGCGGGTCGGGCCAGAATTTATTGGCCCCTTGGGGATTCTAGCTCCGGTGGCCGATGGCCTGAAGTTACTGTTTAAGGAAGATATTGTCCCCCTCAAAGCCGACCCTCTGCTCTTTACCCTGGGGCCGATTATTGTCGTGATTCCAGTGTTTTTGTCCTACCTGGTGGTGCCCTTTGGGCAGAACTTGGTGATCACAAATCTCGGGATTGGGACATTCTTGTGGATTGCCCTCTCTAGCGTTACCCCCATTGGTTTGTTGATGGCTGGCTATGCCTCTAATAACAAGTACTCCCTATTGGGGGGCTTGCGGGCAGCAGCGCAGTCGATCAGCTATGAAATTCCCCTGTCTCTGTCGGTCTTGGCGATCGCCATGATGTCGAACAGTCTCAGCACCGTGGACATCGTTCAGCAGCAGTCAGGCTATGGAATTCTAGGTTGGAATGTGTGGCGACAGCCCGTTGGATTCCTAATTTTCTGGATTGCTGCCCTTGCCGAGTGTGAACGTCTGCCCTTTGATCTGCCGGAGGCTGAAGAAGAATTGGTGGCGGGCTATCAGACAGAGTACACCGGGATGAAGTTTGCTCTGTTCTATCTAGGTTCCTACGTCAACCTCGTGCTGTCAGCGCTGTTTGTGTCAATTTTGTACTTGGGCGGGTGGGACTTCCCGATTCCGGTGACGCTGATTGCCGACTGGTTCGGCCTTTCAGAAACCACCCCATGGCTACAAATTGTCCTCGCTGTCCTCGGCATCACCATGACCTTGCTCAAGGCTTATTTCCTCATCTTCCTGGCGATCCTAATGCGCTGGACAGTTCCTCGGGTGCGGATTGATCAGTTGCTCGATCTGGGCTGGAAGTTCCTGTTGCCAGTCTCTCTGGTGAATTTGCTATTAACAGCGGCTCTGAAGCTGACCTTCCCCTTTGCCTTTGGGGGCTAA
- the ndhI gene encoding NAD(P)H-quinone oxidoreductase subunit I, whose product MKFLKQVGDYAKEAVQSALYIGQGLSVTFDHMQRRPITVQYPYEKLIPSERWRGRIHFEFDKCIACEVCVRVCPINLPVVDWEFNKETKKKQLRHYSIDFGVCIFCGNCVEYCPTNCLSMTEEYELAAYDRHELNYDSVALGRLPYKVTDDPMVTPLRELAYLPKGVLEPHDLPPGSRRAGLRPEEIVEQSSTATP is encoded by the coding sequence CTGAAATTTCTCAAGCAAGTTGGCGATTACGCGAAAGAAGCTGTCCAGTCTGCTCTTTATATTGGCCAAGGGTTGTCGGTCACCTTTGATCACATGCAGCGACGTCCGATTACGGTGCAGTACCCTTACGAAAAGCTGATCCCCTCTGAGCGTTGGCGGGGGCGCATTCACTTTGAGTTTGATAAGTGTATTGCCTGTGAGGTTTGTGTGCGCGTCTGCCCCATTAACCTGCCAGTGGTGGATTGGGAATTCAACAAAGAAACCAAGAAGAAACAGTTGCGCCACTACAGCATTGACTTCGGCGTCTGCATCTTTTGTGGCAATTGTGTTGAGTACTGCCCCACCAACTGTCTATCAATGACCGAAGAGTACGAGCTTGCTGCTTACGACCGTCATGAGCTGAACTATGACAGTGTGGCTCTGGGACGTCTCCCTTACAAGGTCACCGATGATCCGATGGTGACCCCCCTGCGAGAACTGGCTTATCTGCCGAAGGGTGTCCTCGAACCCCACGACTTACCCCCAGGGAGTCGTCGGGCTGGGTTGCGTCCTGAAGAGATTGTTGAGCAGTCCAGCACAGCCACCCCCTAA
- a CDS encoding serine hydrolase, with protein MLHFFRKDPTLTTLGDRILAATWEQFSELAPNQIALTWIVYDDPVPVNTGGAIRSEEFWQYPIRGFSYRGVECIYPASIVKLFYLVAVYEWLEKGMMPTSPELERAVRDMIVDSSNDATSLVVDTLTGTTSGPELPMGPFETWKQQRNLVNRYFQGFHWPELATINVNQKTWCDGPYGRERAFVGEQLENRNRLTTDATARLIHSLIGGVAVSAVASQAMMAVMRRSLHPADLAADPENQVTGFLGAGLPLESQLWSKAGLTSQVRHDAAYIEISGLQPYLLVVFTEGKAQSQNPAILPFVAQRVTEAVASLS; from the coding sequence ATGCTCCACTTTTTCCGTAAAGATCCGACCTTAACGACCCTGGGCGATCGCATTTTGGCAGCAACCTGGGAACAGTTCTCGGAGTTAGCCCCCAATCAAATTGCCCTCACCTGGATTGTTTATGACGATCCGGTGCCCGTCAATACTGGGGGCGCGATTCGCTCGGAAGAATTTTGGCAATATCCCATTCGGGGGTTTAGCTATCGGGGGGTGGAGTGCATCTATCCCGCCAGCATTGTCAAATTGTTCTATCTGGTTGCCGTTTATGAGTGGCTGGAGAAGGGGATGATGCCGACTTCTCCAGAACTGGAGCGAGCGGTTCGAGACATGATCGTTGATTCTAGTAATGATGCCACCAGCCTGGTGGTCGATACCCTTACGGGCACCACCAGTGGGCCGGAACTGCCGATGGGACCCTTTGAAACCTGGAAACAGCAGCGTAATTTGGTCAATCGCTATTTTCAGGGGTTTCATTGGCCGGAACTGGCGACCATCAATGTCAACCAAAAAACCTGGTGTGATGGCCCCTATGGTCGGGAGCGCGCCTTTGTGGGTGAACAATTGGAGAATCGCAACAGGCTGACTACGGATGCGACGGCACGCTTGATCCACAGCCTCATCGGTGGCGTTGCGGTTTCAGCAGTCGCTTCTCAAGCCATGATGGCTGTCATGCGGCGATCGCTCCATCCTGCGGATTTAGCGGCGGATCCAGAGAATCAGGTCACGGGTTTCTTGGGAGCGGGTCTCCCCCTAGAGAGCCAACTGTGGTCGAAGGCAGGGCTAACCAGCCAGGTAAGACACGACGCTGCTTATATCGAGATCTCCGGCCTGCAACCCTACTTACTGGTGGTGTTCACCGAGGGTAA
- a CDS encoding glycosyltransferase family 2 protein, producing MNVFRTLEEFPHPWSAETYPTVSVVLPVYNEVESLPALLESIADILIAHQIPYEIICVDDGSDDGSTQLLKQQAQTRTDLRAVILRRNYGQTAAMAAGFNHASGQIIITLDSDLQNDPADIPLLIAKLEEGYDLVSGWRQDRQDAAISRLLPSKAANWLIGRVTGVKLHDYGCSLKAYRAELVADMNLYGELHRFLPALAFIEGARITEIPVRHHARRFGQSKYGIDRTFRVLMDLFTIAFIKKFLTRPMHVFGLLGLAAIAGGVLLGLYLTILKFGMNESIGNRPLLFFVVVLLLAGVQMFSFGLLAELSMRTYHESQGRPIYRVREIVEPTLKP from the coding sequence ATGAATGTCTTCAGAACCCTAGAGGAATTTCCCCATCCCTGGTCTGCTGAAACCTATCCCACCGTCTCCGTCGTCCTGCCGGTTTATAACGAGGTTGAGAGCTTACCAGCTTTGCTAGAGTCGATCGCCGACATCTTGATCGCCCACCAAATCCCCTATGAAATCATCTGCGTCGATGACGGCTCTGACGATGGCTCTACCCAGCTCTTGAAACAGCAGGCTCAAACCCGCACCGACCTGCGAGCCGTGATTCTCCGTCGTAACTATGGACAGACCGCTGCCATGGCCGCTGGCTTCAACCATGCCAGCGGCCAGATTATTATCACCCTCGACAGCGATCTGCAAAATGACCCCGCCGATATTCCGTTGCTGATTGCTAAATTAGAGGAAGGCTATGACCTCGTCAGTGGTTGGCGTCAGGATCGCCAAGATGCTGCCATCAGCCGCCTACTACCCTCGAAAGCTGCCAACTGGTTAATTGGTCGAGTCACCGGAGTCAAGCTCCATGACTATGGGTGTTCCCTGAAGGCTTACCGGGCGGAACTAGTTGCCGATATGAATCTCTACGGTGAGTTGCATCGATTCTTACCCGCCCTCGCCTTTATTGAAGGAGCCCGAATCACAGAAATTCCCGTGCGCCATCATGCCCGTCGCTTTGGCCAGAGCAAGTATGGCATCGATCGCACCTTTCGGGTGTTGATGGATCTCTTCACCATTGCCTTTATTAAAAAATTCCTCACCCGACCCATGCACGTGTTTGGGCTCCTCGGTCTGGCAGCGATCGCGGGGGGAGTGCTCCTGGGGCTTTACCTGACGATTCTAAAATTTGGGATGAACGAGAGTATTGGCAATCGTCCTCTGCTATTTTTTGTGGTGGTGCTGCTCCTAGCAGGGGTTCAAATGTTCAGTTTTGGCCTCTTGGCAGAGCTTTCTATGCGGACCTACCACGAATCCCAAGGTCGGCCCATCTATCGGGTACGGGAAATTGTGGAGCCTACTCTCAAGCCTTAA
- a CDS encoding NAD(+) kinase gives MQLNQVIIAHKAGDTLSQQWAQKSADQLEALGCDVLMGPSGARDNPYPVFLASASQQIDCALVLGGDGTALAAARHLAPAGIPILAVNVGGHLGFLTESLEELQQQTSVWQRLLDDRFAVQRRMMLQAAVFAGNRHHLEPVSDRYLALNEMCVKPASADRMITSILEIEIDGEVVDQYQGDGLIVSTPTGSTCYTVAANGPILHPGMEAITVTPICPLSLSSRAIVLPPGCVVSIWPLADQELTTKLWMDGVLGTSIWPGHRVDIRMAECQASFIILREDYSYYKTLREKLQWAGARIRYTNNHRN, from the coding sequence GTGCAGCTTAACCAAGTCATTATTGCCCACAAAGCCGGAGACACCCTGAGCCAGCAGTGGGCACAAAAGTCTGCTGACCAGTTAGAAGCTCTGGGGTGTGATGTTTTGATGGGCCCAAGTGGGGCTCGAGATAACCCCTACCCCGTGTTTTTGGCTTCAGCATCTCAGCAGATTGACTGTGCGTTGGTTTTGGGCGGAGATGGGACGGCACTGGCAGCAGCAAGACATTTAGCCCCCGCAGGGATTCCGATTCTGGCGGTGAATGTGGGCGGTCATCTGGGATTCTTGACCGAATCTTTGGAGGAACTACAACAGCAAACCTCCGTATGGCAACGTCTATTGGACGATCGGTTTGCAGTGCAACGGCGAATGATGCTTCAGGCAGCTGTGTTTGCAGGTAATCGTCACCATCTGGAACCTGTCAGCGATCGCTACCTAGCATTGAACGAGATGTGTGTCAAACCCGCTTCGGCGGATCGCATGATTACCTCAATTCTAGAAATTGAGATTGATGGCGAGGTGGTGGATCAGTACCAGGGAGATGGATTAATTGTTTCTACGCCAACGGGATCGACTTGCTACACCGTGGCTGCCAATGGGCCAATTTTGCACCCTGGGATGGAAGCAATCACCGTCACTCCGATTTGTCCTCTCAGCCTCTCTAGCCGAGCCATTGTCTTGCCACCTGGATGTGTGGTCAGCATTTGGCCACTGGCTGATCAGGAACTCACTACCAAGTTATGGATGGACGGTGTCCTAGGAACCTCGATTTGGCCGGGACATCGGGTGGATATTCGCATGGCTGAGTGTCAGGCTTCGTTCATTATTCTGCGAGAAGATTATTCCTATTACAAAACCCTGCGAGAAAAACTGCAATGGGCCGGAGCCAGGATTCGCTACACTAACAACCACCGCAATTGA
- a CDS encoding photosystem I reaction center protein subunit XI, with protein MAEELIKPYKGDPFVGHLATPISASAFTETFISNLPAYRTGLSPILRGLEVGLAHGYFLIGPWVKLGPLRDSDFAALGGLISGLALIIIATACLSLHGLVSFQGGSKWDVLHNIPPGGKVMQSAEGWSQFTGGFFIGATGSAFVAYFLLANFAVVDSIFRGVFN; from the coding sequence ATGGCTGAAGAGCTTATCAAGCCTTACAAAGGTGATCCCTTCGTGGGTCACCTGGCAACGCCCATCAGTGCCTCCGCTTTTACCGAAACTTTCATTAGTAATCTACCCGCCTATCGTACAGGACTATCTCCAATCCTGCGGGGTCTGGAGGTGGGGCTGGCTCATGGGTATTTCCTGATTGGCCCGTGGGTGAAACTCGGTCCACTAAGAGATTCTGATTTTGCAGCCTTAGGGGGCTTAATTTCAGGGTTAGCGTTGATTATCATCGCCACGGCTTGCCTATCCCTTCATGGCCTAGTCTCCTTTCAGGGCGGCAGTAAGTGGGATGTACTCCACAACATTCCACCTGGAGGCAAGGTGATGCAAAGCGCTGAAGGCTGGAGCCAGTTTACAGGGGGCTTCTTCATTGGGGCAACGGGTAGCGCCTTTGTTGCCTACTTCTTGCTGGCGAACTTTGCTGTTGTTGATAGCATTTTCCGGGGCGTATTTAACTAG
- a CDS encoding NADH-quinone oxidoreductase subunit J, which translates to MNLAEGVQLVSFGLLSLMTLGAALGVVLLSNIVLSAFLLGGVFISMAGLYLLLNADFVAAAQVLIYVGAINVLILFAIMLVNKRQPFSSLPNAWIRRGVTTIVCAGLFALLSTMVCATPWAISSAAPAGDSSIILIGEHFFTDFLLPFELASVLLLMALIGAVVLARREYLPEEAQSPAETVLMLPERPRETVGAGSPTE; encoded by the coding sequence GTGAATTTAGCAGAAGGGGTTCAACTTGTTTCCTTTGGCCTGTTGTCCTTAATGACGCTGGGAGCAGCCCTCGGGGTTGTGCTATTGAGCAATATTGTCCTGTCTGCCTTTTTGTTGGGCGGCGTTTTTATTAGCATGGCAGGACTCTACCTGCTGCTGAATGCTGATTTCGTTGCCGCCGCCCAAGTTTTGATTTATGTGGGCGCTATCAACGTCTTGATCCTGTTTGCGATCATGCTGGTCAACAAGCGGCAACCCTTCTCTAGCCTGCCTAATGCCTGGATTCGTCGGGGAGTGACGACCATTGTCTGTGCTGGTTTATTTGCCCTCTTAAGTACGATGGTCTGTGCTACCCCGTGGGCAATCTCCTCGGCAGCCCCAGCGGGAGACAGTTCCATTATCTTGATTGGGGAGCATTTCTTTACGGACTTTTTGTTGCCCTTTGAACTCGCCTCAGTGCTGCTGTTAATGGCACTGATTGGGGCGGTGGTGCTTGCCCGACGGGAATATTTACCTGAGGAAGCCCAGTCTCCTGCTGAGACTGTCTTGATGTTGCCTGAACGTCCCCGTGAAACCGTAGGGGCTGGCAGTCCAACCGAATAA
- a CDS encoding HEAT repeat domain-containing protein, whose translation MTSVIAAIVGFVVGVVLIYWLLQQRTRKQQQAQATQTRKTIEQLENAHEARLRVVTESLRHDYDQQIQPPKPQVEEILPTTTPTSTPTEVDGAANQTAAQPPLDPTLEEPLLPPEPTPVTESLPTALTSEERPSSPEPTPVTESLEPGDATSAPVTLAAQITHWGNTGQVRVIPLLVRYGSHPESAIRTQVATALAQIAEKNRLRTGIPTVLPLLQKLSQDSNPMVRRQAVLTLGFLPSRQVLPLLQRALRDGSGGVVLAARTAIQTLKLKPIAKPAVAQTPVLRLDALKKFKA comes from the coding sequence ATGACTTCGGTGATTGCAGCTATTGTGGGATTTGTAGTTGGAGTAGTGCTGATTTACTGGCTGTTGCAGCAACGGACACGAAAACAGCAACAGGCACAGGCTACCCAGACGCGGAAGACGATTGAACAACTGGAGAATGCCCATGAAGCCCGATTGAGAGTGGTCACGGAGTCTCTCCGTCATGACTATGACCAACAGATACAACCCCCTAAGCCTCAAGTTGAAGAGATACTACCGACTACGACCCCTACCTCCACCCCGACGGAGGTCGATGGTGCCGCCAATCAGACGGCTGCTCAGCCCCCCCTTGACCCAACCCTAGAAGAGCCGCTCCTGCCACCAGAGCCAACCCCCGTGACGGAGTCCCTGCCCACTGCTCTCACCTCGGAGGAACGACCCAGCTCTCCAGAGCCAACCCCCGTAACGGAGTCTTTGGAGCCGGGGGATGCCACCTCTGCACCTGTCACACTGGCTGCCCAGATTACTCACTGGGGTAACACGGGTCAGGTGAGGGTTATTCCTCTATTGGTGCGGTATGGAAGCCATCCTGAAAGTGCCATCCGGACCCAAGTTGCCACCGCATTGGCTCAGATTGCTGAAAAAAATCGGCTGCGAACGGGAATCCCAACGGTGCTGCCCCTGCTGCAAAAACTCAGCCAAGATTCCAACCCAATGGTGCGGCGGCAGGCAGTGCTGACCTTGGGATTTCTACCGTCCCGGCAGGTTCTGCCACTCCTTCAGCGGGCGCTGCGGGATGGTTCAGGTGGGGTGGTGCTGGCAGCCCGCACCGCCATTCAAACCTTGAAATTAAAACCGATCGCCAAGCCAGCAGTGGCTCAAACCCCAGTCCTGCGGTTGGATGCCCTGAAGAAATTTAAGGCTTGA